The following coding sequences lie in one Bos indicus isolate NIAB-ARS_2022 breed Sahiwal x Tharparkar chromosome 12, NIAB-ARS_B.indTharparkar_mat_pri_1.0, whole genome shotgun sequence genomic window:
- the LOC109567139 gene encoding G-protein coupled receptor 183-like — MASSTADPSSLVHHTNSCLPHHPPRVASVMLSLFYTALLIFAVLGNILALRLAYQKDKKINSTGVFLVHLSVSDLLFALTLPGKITYFLLDFNWPFGEGLCRLTAFIFFVNTYSGIYLMTCVSVDRYLAVVRAQQGPRLREPGRAQLICAAVWVLATLQTAPLLGFTMTMRVAGRLTCMEYDSVQRVFTLPVMVLVTSSLSFCGPVAIILFCYVKIAVKLCRTARDNPLTSRGGHHRRACLLTLVVLVAVAVCFVPYHLHVIQFMVTKMLRQPTCSEQRAFKLCLQLTVCLMNSNCSIDPIVYFFASSRYRKWLRHFLKLKASPSSPSFPQGKASSETQSINQTGGSSPLEANEV; from the coding sequence ATGGCTTCAAGCACGGCTGACCCAAGCAGCCTCGTCCACCACACCAACTCCTGCCTTCCCCACCACCCGCCCCGGGTGGCCAGTGTGATGCTGTCTCTGTTCTACACGGCCCTCTTGATCTTTGCTGTCCTGGGAAACATCCTGGCCCTTCGCCTGGCCTATCAGAAGGACAAGAAGATCAACTCGACAGGTGTCTTCCTGGTCCACCTGTCAGTGTCCGACCTTCTGTTCGCTCTGACCCTGCCCGGAAAGATCACCTACTTCTTGCTGGACTTCAACTGGCCTTTCGGGGAGGGGCTCTGTAGGCTGACGGCCTTCATCTTCTTCGTGAACACCTACTCGGGCATCTACCTGATGACGTGCGTGAGCGTGGACCGCTACTTGGCCGTGGTCCGCGCCCAGCAGGGTCCCCGGCTGCGTGAGCCCGGGCGGGCCCAGCTCATCTGCGCGGCCGTGTGGGTCCTGGCGACACTGCAGACGGCGCCCCTGCTCGGGTTCACCATGACCATGCGCGTGGCCGGCAGGCTGACCTGCATGGAGTACGACAGCGTCCAGCGGGTGTTCACGCTGCCCGTCATGGTCCTGGTGAcctcctctctgagcttctgCGGGCCGGTGGCCATCATCCTCTTCTGCTACGTGAAGATCGCCGTCAAGCTGTGCAGGACGGCCCGGGACAACCCGCTGACGAGCCGGGGGGGCCACCACCGCAGAGCCTGCCTGCTCacgctggtggtgctggtggccgTGGCCGTGTGCTTCGTGCCCTACCACCTCCACGTCATCCAGTTCATGGTGACCAAGATGCTCCGCCAGCCCACCTGCTCCGAGCAGAGGGCCTTCAAACTGTGCCTGCAGCTCACTGTCTGCCTCATGAACTCGAACTGCAGCATCGACCCCATCGTTTACTTCTTCGCGTCCTCCCGTTACAGGAAATGGCTCCGCCACTTTCTGAAACTCAAAGCATCaccatcctctccctccttcccgcAGGGAAAAGCTTCCTCAGAAACACAAAGTATCAATCAGACAGGAGGCTCCTCGCCCTTGGAGGCGAATGAAGTCTAA